The genomic segment CAGTGAGACATTCGATCACGTCATCGTCCTGGAGAAGGACGCACCGCACACCCGCCGCGAGGGCAGGCCGGGCGCGGCTCAGGGCTGGCACCTGCACCATCTACTCACCGCGGGGCGTATCGAACTGGAGCGGTTCTTCCCCGGGATCATCGACGACATGGTCCGCGAGGGCGCGTTCGACGTCGATATGGCGGCCCAGTATCGTATCCGGCTCGGCGGGAGTTGGAAGAAGCCGGGCACCGGCCCGATCCAGATCGTCTGCGCTGCACGACCCCTGCTGGAGTGGTGTGTTCGGCGTCGCCTTGACGATGAACCGCGGATCAGTTTTCGCTATGAGTCCGAGGTGGCGGATCTGGTCTATGACCGCACCGATGACACCGTCATCGGTGTCGCAGTCGTCGGCGACGGTGACGAACTCGCTGTCATACCAGCTGAATTCGTGGTCGACGCATCAGGGAAGAACACCAAGTTCCCGGAATTTCTGGACCGCATCGGTGTCGGGGCACCGGAGGTCGAGCAGGACATCATCAACTGCTTCTACTCCACCATGTTCCACCACGTTCCGCCGGAGCGGCAATGGGACGACAAGGTGATGGTCATCTGCTATGCCTACCGTCCCTACGAGGACACCTACGCCGCGCAGTACTACACCGACAGCTCACGCGCGATCCTGTCCACGTCGCTGGTGGCCTACAACTGCTATTCGCCGCCGCGCACCGCGCAGGAGTTCCGCGCGTTCGCCAACCGGATGCCGTCGGCAGTGATCGGGGAGAACATCGACGGCCTCGAGCCGGCATCGCCGATCTACAACTTCCGCTATCCCAACATGCTGCGGTTGCATTACGAGAAGAAGCGCAATCTGCCGCGCGCGCTGGTGGTGGTCGGTGACGCCTTCACCAGTGCCGACCCGGTTTCCGGACTCGGGATGACGCTGGCGCTCAAGGAAGTCCGGGAAATGCAGCTGCTGCTGGCCAAGTACGGGCCCACCGATCCGGAGCTGCCGCGCCGCTACTTCCGCACGATCTCCAAGTTGGCTGACACCGCCTGGTTCGTGATCCGAGAACAGAACCTGCGGTTCGACTGGCTCAAGGACGCCGACAAGAAGCGGCCGTTCTACTTCGGCGCCCTGACCTGGTACATGGACCGCGTGATGGAGTTGGTACACGACGACCCGGAGACCTACAACGAATTTCTGGCCGTCGTCCATCTGGTGAAACCCGCTGCGGCACTGATGACACCGAAGGTGGCAGCTCGTGTGCTCGGCAAATGGGCCCGGACCAGACTCTCCGGGCAGAAGACGCTCATCGCGCGCAACTACGAGAACCGCACCATTCCGTCCGTCGAAGAGCTGATCCAAACCGAAGAAGTAGCAATCGGTTTGGCTGCCACCCGGTCCCACTAGAGAAGAGGCCCAGATGATCCATCGGATGCTGAACTGCCGAGGCACCCGGATCCATGCCGTGGAGGAGGGTGAGGGACCGCTGGTGGTGCTGGTACACGGCTTCCCCGAGTCGTGGTATTCCTGGCGCCACCAGATCCCGGCGCTGGCTGCGGCCGGCTATCGAGTGGTGGCGATCGACCAGCGCGGCTACGGGCAATCCTCTAAGTATCGGGTGCAAACCGCTTATCGCATCAAGGAATTGGCCGGTGACATCGTCGGTGTCATCGACGCCTACGGCGAGAAGCAGGCCGTCGTGGTCGGCCATGACTGGGGTGCCCCGGTCGCGTGGACCTTCGCGTGGCTGCACCCGGACCGTTGTCGAGGAGTCGTGGGAATCAGCGTGCCGTTCGCCGGGCGCGGAGTGATCGGCCTGCCCGGCAGCCCCTTCGGTGAGCAGCGTCCCAACGATTACCACCTGGAACTGGCCGGCCCCGGCAAGGTTTGGTATCAAGACTATTTCTCCGAGCAGGACGGCATCATCACCGAGATCGAAGAGGATCTGCGGGGCTGGTTGCTCGGTCTGACCTACACGGTGTCCGGCGATGCTATGGCCGCGGCGACACAAGCCGCCGAGGCGGCCGGGGTGGATCTCGCTGCCATGGATCCGATCGATGTCATCCGGTCCGGCCCGCTGTGCATGCCGCACGGGGCTCGGCTCAAGGACGCATTCGTCTATCCCGAGACGATGCCGGACTGGTTCACCGATGCCGATCTCGACTTCTATACCGGCGAATTCGAGCGATCCGGGTTCGGCGGTCCGCTGAGCTTCTATCACAACATCGACAACGACTGGCACGACCTCGCCGACTACGAAGGCACCCCGTTGACCCCGCCGGCTCTGTTCATCGGCGGTCAGTACGACGTCGGCACCACCTGGGGAGCCGAGGCGGCCGAACGCGCGCACGAGGTGATGCCGAACTACTGCGGTACCCACATGGTGGACGGCGTCGGCCATTGGATCCAGCAGG from the Mycolicibacterium crocinum genome contains:
- a CDS encoding alpha/beta fold hydrolase, with amino-acid sequence MIHRMLNCRGTRIHAVEEGEGPLVVLVHGFPESWYSWRHQIPALAAAGYRVVAIDQRGYGQSSKYRVQTAYRIKELAGDIVGVIDAYGEKQAVVVGHDWGAPVAWTFAWLHPDRCRGVVGISVPFAGRGVIGLPGSPFGEQRPNDYHLELAGPGKVWYQDYFSEQDGIITEIEEDLRGWLLGLTYTVSGDAMAAATQAAEAAGVDLAAMDPIDVIRSGPLCMPHGARLKDAFVYPETMPDWFTDADLDFYTGEFERSGFGGPLSFYHNIDNDWHDLADYEGTPLTPPALFIGGQYDVGTTWGAEAAERAHEVMPNYCGTHMVDGVGHWIQQEEPKETNRLLLDFLGGLS
- a CDS encoding FAD-binding oxidoreductase, which gives rise to MQVPEITVRYSDGTCKTMPVQPDQSILEAAEEHGIAIVNECQSGICGTCVATCASGDYEMGRTEGLSEVERDARKVLTCQTFAKSDCVISLQYPADDNAARLVTGTGVVTAVEHVSPSTALLRVDVSGLDPLVYLPGQFAQLQVPGTTVWRNYSYAHPADGRSEVEFIVRLLPRGVMSDYLRGTAKPGDRIAMRCSKGGFYLRSTGRTVVLVAGGTGLSAILAMAQSLDADHRGTVHLVYGVSDVDDLCKLDELEALKRRLPGLEVHTVVSRPSSAWAGPVGRVTDVLEARMFDGGNADVYICGPAGMIADTRQWLDDNGIRGAGVYYEKFVASGAVRRRTSPRLDYTTIDLAEVRRGGRGTAVVVGGSMAGIAAAKVLSETFDHVIVLEKDAPHTRREGRPGAAQGWHLHHLLTAGRIELERFFPGIIDDMVREGAFDVDMAAQYRIRLGGSWKKPGTGPIQIVCAARPLLEWCVRRRLDDEPRISFRYESEVADLVYDRTDDTVIGVAVVGDGDELAVIPAEFVVDASGKNTKFPEFLDRIGVGAPEVEQDIINCFYSTMFHHVPPERQWDDKVMVICYAYRPYEDTYAAQYYTDSSRAILSTSLVAYNCYSPPRTAQEFRAFANRMPSAVIGENIDGLEPASPIYNFRYPNMLRLHYEKKRNLPRALVVVGDAFTSADPVSGLGMTLALKEVREMQLLLAKYGPTDPELPRRYFRTISKLADTAWFVIREQNLRFDWLKDADKKRPFYFGALTWYMDRVMELVHDDPETYNEFLAVVHLVKPAAALMTPKVAARVLGKWARTRLSGQKTLIARNYENRTIPSVEELIQTEEVAIGLAATRSH